In Vespa crabro chromosome 7, iyVesCrab1.2, whole genome shotgun sequence, a single window of DNA contains:
- the LOC124425330 gene encoding macro domain-containing protein CT2219-like isoform X1 — protein MLKTTAYTRTLYTTLIRSVVRYLTSKKIMASSNLEIKLSFEDEKQKFLSMPIEEKRNFYKSNVNTLDGITTWAEYWTKKKYDTNVKASKEVEKGGDEELAGKISIWQGDITTLEIDAIVNAANSRLVPGGGVDGAIHRRAGSFLKIECATLGGCPVGEAKITGGYMLPAKYVIQTVGPQGEKPDKLRECYRNSLLLAKENNLRTIAFPCISTGIYDYPQRPAAEVAISTVKQFLLDNKNSMDRVIFCLFLDSDKEIYEDLLPKYFGPN, from the exons ATGCTGAAA acGACAGCTTATACACGAACTTTATATACAACGCTAATTCGATCAGTCGTTCGGTATTTAacatcgaagaaaattatgGCGTCGAGCaatcttgaaataaaattatctttcgaaGACGAGAAAC AGAAGTTCTTGAGCATGccgatagaagaaaagagaaacttttataaatcaaatgtAAACACCTTGGATGGAATAACAACATGGGCTGAATATTGgaccaaaaagaaatatgatacCAACGTTAAAGCTTCGAAGGAAGTTGAAAAGGGTGGCGACGAGGAATTGGCCGGAAAGATTTCCATTTGGCAGGGAGACATTACCACTCTCGAGATAGATGCGATTGTCAATGCTGCTAACTCGCGTCTTGTGCCTGGCGGAGGAG TCGACGGTGCTATACACAGAAGAGCAGGATCCTTTTTGAAAATAGAATGCGCAACGTTAGGAGGATGTCCTGTTGGCGAGGCTAAAATCACTGGAGGATATATGTTGCCAGCTAAAT ACGTTATTCAAACCGTTGGTCCACAAGGAGAGAAGCCGGACAAATTGAGGGAATGCTATAGAAATAGTCTTCTTCTGgcaaaagagaataatttaaGAACCATTGCGTTCCCATGCATATCTACTGGAATTTATGATTATCCGCAAAGACCAGCAGCCGAAGTGGCCATATCAACGGTCAAACAATTTCttcttgataataaaaactcc ATGGATCGAGTAATCTTTTGCCTCTTCTTAGACAGcgataaagaaatatacgaGGATCTGTTACCAAAATATTTCGGTCCTAACTGA
- the LOC124425330 gene encoding macro domain-containing protein CT2219-like isoform X2 produces the protein MASSNLEIKLSFEDEKQKFLSMPIEEKRNFYKSNVNTLDGITTWAEYWTKKKYDTNVKASKEVEKGGDEELAGKISIWQGDITTLEIDAIVNAANSRLVPGGGVDGAIHRRAGSFLKIECATLGGCPVGEAKITGGYMLPAKYVIQTVGPQGEKPDKLRECYRNSLLLAKENNLRTIAFPCISTGIYDYPQRPAAEVAISTVKQFLLDNKNSMDRVIFCLFLDSDKEIYEDLLPKYFGPN, from the exons atgGCGTCGAGCaatcttgaaataaaattatctttcgaaGACGAGAAAC AGAAGTTCTTGAGCATGccgatagaagaaaagagaaacttttataaatcaaatgtAAACACCTTGGATGGAATAACAACATGGGCTGAATATTGgaccaaaaagaaatatgatacCAACGTTAAAGCTTCGAAGGAAGTTGAAAAGGGTGGCGACGAGGAATTGGCCGGAAAGATTTCCATTTGGCAGGGAGACATTACCACTCTCGAGATAGATGCGATTGTCAATGCTGCTAACTCGCGTCTTGTGCCTGGCGGAGGAG TCGACGGTGCTATACACAGAAGAGCAGGATCCTTTTTGAAAATAGAATGCGCAACGTTAGGAGGATGTCCTGTTGGCGAGGCTAAAATCACTGGAGGATATATGTTGCCAGCTAAAT ACGTTATTCAAACCGTTGGTCCACAAGGAGAGAAGCCGGACAAATTGAGGGAATGCTATAGAAATAGTCTTCTTCTGgcaaaagagaataatttaaGAACCATTGCGTTCCCATGCATATCTACTGGAATTTATGATTATCCGCAAAGACCAGCAGCCGAAGTGGCCATATCAACGGTCAAACAATTTCttcttgataataaaaactcc ATGGATCGAGTAATCTTTTGCCTCTTCTTAGACAGcgataaagaaatatacgaGGATCTGTTACCAAAATATTTCGGTCCTAACTGA